The stretch of DNA TCGCGCAGGATTTCCTCGAGTCGTCGGTTCCGAAAGTCGCCGCATAATTGCGAACGTGATTTGAACGCGTGGGCGGGGGACCCGCCCACCCGAACATCGATACCCGTAGGGTGGGAAGGTTCCCTGCCCACGCGTTCAACCAGCGTTTGCATGGCCAAACAAGGATTCATATGGCACACACCCCCCAAATCAAGATCCCCGCCACCTACATGCGTGGCGGCACCAGCAAAGGCGTGTTCTTCCGCCTGCAAGACCTCCCGGAAGCCGCGCGCATGCCCGGCCCGGCGCGCGACGCGCTCCTGCTGCGCGTGATCGGCAGCCCCGACCCCTACGGCAAGCAGATCGACGGCATGGGCGGCGCCACCTCCAGCACCAGCAAAACCGTGATCGTCGACCGCAGTACCCGCCCGGATCACGACGTCGACTACCTGTTCGGCCAGGTCGCGATCGACAAGGCTTTCGTCGACTGGAGCGGCAATTGCGGCAACCTGTCCTCGGCGGTCGGCTCGTTCGCCATCGCCAGCGGCCTGGTCGACCCGGCGCGCGTGCCGCGGGACGGCATGGCGACTGTACGCATCTGGCAGGCCAACATCGGCAAGACCATCGTCGCCCACGTCCCGGTCACGAACGGCGAAGTGCAGGAAACCGGCGACTTCGAACTCGACGGCGTGACCTTCCCGGCGGCCGAGGTGCAGCTGGAATTCCTCGACCCGGCGGCCGAGGAGGAGGGCGCCGGCGCGGGTGTGGCAAGTTCGATGTTCCCGACCGGGAACCTGGTCGACGAGCTGGATGTCCCGGGCGTCGGGCGGCTGCAGGCGACCATGATCAACGCCGGCATCCCGACCATCTTCGTGAACGCCGAGGCGATCGGCTACATCGGCACCGAGCTGCAGGAGGCCATCAACGGCGACCCGCGCGCGCTGGCCATGTTCGAGACCATCCGCGCCCACGGCGCCCTGCGCATGGGCCTGATCGCCAGCATCGAAGAGGCGGCCAAGCGCCAGCACACACCCAAGGTGGCCTTCGTGGCGAAGCCGGCGGGCTATGTCTCATCGAGCGGCAAGCAGGTGTCGGCGTCCGACATCGACCTCCTGGTGCGCGCGCTCTCGATGGGCAAGCTGCACCACGCGATGATGGGCACGGCCGCGGTGGCGATCGGCACCGCCGCCGCCATTCCCGGCACCCTGGTCAACCTGGCGGCCGGTGGCGGCGAGCGCGTGGCGGTGCGCTTCGGCCACCCCTCCGGTACCCTGCGGGTCGGGGCGGAAGCGGTGCAGTCGAACGGCGAATGGAGCGTCGCCAAAGCGATCATGAGCCGCAGCGCACGCGTGCTGATGGAAGGCTGGGTGCGCGTCCCGGGCGATTATTTCGAATAAACTCGAAGAAATGCTCGATGAAACGATTGATGGGCCGCAACAACACGGCCCATCATTTGTGCTTTTTAGTTTTGGAGCATCACGGCTTTGTGGTTTATGATTTCCAAATTGGCAAGTTAGCCGCGAGACAATCAGGAACCATGGACCGACACTCCGGCGAGCTCCAGCTCGCAGCGGGCAGCGCCTCTGCCGACCCGGCGCCGCCGCTTGACGCGCGCGATCTCGAGCAGGACATGCTGCGCATCGCCCTGCGCGACCAGCACGCCATCCTGGAAAACGCCCCGGTCGGCATCGTGTTTACGCTGCCGGGGCAGTTCAAGTCCTGCAATCCGCGCATCTGCGAGATGCTCGACTATTCCTACTCCGAACTGAGCCGCCTGCGTCCGGCCGACATCTTCACCTCGCCCGATGCCTACCAGGCGCTGGTGTCGGAAGCCTATCCCGTGCTGGCCACCGGCGGCCTGTACGAGAAGGGCGAGCACCCCTTCCGCCGGCGCGACGGCTCGATCATGTGGGCGCGCCTGCGCGGCCGCGCGGTCGACCCCGGCGCGCGCGAGGCCGGCACCATCTGGATCGCCGAGGACGTGACGCAGACGCGCCAGGCCATGATCGAGGTCCAGGCCATCATGACCAATGCCACGATCGGCATCATGTTCTCGCGCAACCGCGTGATCCAGCGCTACAACCCGGCCTTTGCCGCCATGTTCGGCTGGCGCGACGGCGAGGCGCTGGGGCGCTCGACCCGTATCCTGTACCCGGACGACGACAGTTTCGTCGCGGGCGGCGCGCGCTCCTGTCCGCAGCTGGCGCGCGGCCTGCCGTACCGCGTCGAACTGGAACTGGTGCGCAAGGACGGCGCGCCGATCTGGGTGCAGGTCAACGGCTACCTGTTCAATCCGGACGACCCGGACCTGGGCACCGTGTGGATGTACGAGGACCGCACGCGCGAGAAAGAGGATGAGGTCCAGCTGCGCAATGCGCTGATGGAGAACCGCGCCATCCTCGACAACGCGGTGCTCGGCATCGCGGTGGTCGAGAACGGCGTCACCCTGCATTGCAACAGCAAGATGGAAGAGCTGTTCGGCAGTCCCGCCGGCGGCATGGATGGCGCCCCGGTGCGCTCCCTGTATCCGGACGAGGCCAGCTGGAGGCTGGCGCGCCTCGACACCGCGCGCAGCTTCGGCGCGGGCCAGGTGCACACGGCGGAATACCGGATGGCGCGGCGCGACGGCACCCTGTTCTGGGCGCGCCTGTCGGGCCGCCTGTTCGACGCCGACCAGCGCAGCGGACGCAGCGTCTGGCTGATCGACGACGTCACCGCGCGGCGCGAGGCGGCCGACGCGATCCGGCGCGCGCGCGACGAGCTCGAGATCCGGGTGGCCGAGCGCACCGCCGAACTGGCCGGGGCCAACGCCTTGCTGCAGGAGGAGATCGCGGAACGGCGCCAGGCCGAGGCGCGGGCGCACCACATGGCCTACCACGACAGCCTGACCGGGCTGCCGAACCGCGCGCTGCTGTCCGACCGGCTCGAGTGCGCGCTGCGCGCGGCCCACCGGAGCGGACGCAAGCTGGCCGTGATGTTCCTCGACCTCGACCGCTTCAAGACCATCAACGACTCGCTCGGCCACGCCACCGGCGACCAGCTGCTGCGCGAGGTCACGCGGCGCCTGTGCACGGCGGTGCGCGACAGCGACACCGTGGCGCGCCTCGGCGGCGACGAGTTCGTGGTGCTGCTGCCGGATGTCGGCGGCGCGCGCGACTGCGCGCAGGTGGCCGACAAGATCATCGACCTGCTGGCCACCCCGTTCCCGTTCGACGGCCGCAGCCTGCACATCACGCCCTCGATCGGCATCTGCCTGTGCCCCGACGACGGCGACGACGTCGACACCCTGATGCGCCATGCCGACGCGGCGATGTACCACGCCAAGGCCCTGGGGCGCAACAACTACCAGTTCTTCGACCAGCGCATGAACCAGGCGGCGGCGCGCCGCTTCGAGCTGGAATCCAACCTGCGCGGGGCGCTCGCGCGCGAGGAATTCGAGCTGCACTACCAGCCCATCATCGAAACCGCCACGCGCCGCCTGCACGGGCTCGAGGTGCTGCTGCGCTGGCGCCGGGACGGCCGGCTGCTGGTGGGGCCGGACGAATTCATCCCGATCCTGGAAGAGAACGGGATGATCGTGCCGGTGGGGGAGTGGGTGGTCCGCAGTGCCTGCGAACAGAGCATCGCCTGGCAGCGCCAGGGCCTGCTGGCGGTCCCGCTGGCGATCAACCTGTCGGCGCGCCAGTTCATGCATGACGCTCTGGTGTCGTCGATCCGCCGCATCGTCGGCGAGACCGGCATCGATCCCGCGCTGGTGGAATTCGAGTTGACCGAGACCGCGCTGATGCAGCACGGCGGCCAGACGCTCGAGATCCTGCGCCAGATCAACGACATGGGCATGTGCCTGTCGATCGACGATTTCGGCACCGGTTACTCGAGCCTGGCTTACCTGAAGCGCTTCCCGGTCCGCAAGATCAAGATCGACCGCGCCTTCGTGCGCGAGCTGGAAGCCAGTGCGGAAGACCGCGCCATCGTGGCGGCGGTGATGGCGCTGGCCAACAGCCTGGGGCTGTCGGTGGTGGCCGAAGGCGTCGAGACCGAGGGGCAGCTCGCGCTGCTGGGCGGCTACGGTTGCCAGTTCGCGCAGGGCTACCTGTTCGCGCGGCCACTTCCGGCCCTTGATGTGGCGCGGCTGCTGGCCGCTTGAGGGTCAGTCCGCGAGGGTCGCGACCACCGGCGCATGGTCCGACGGCTGTTCCCACTTGCGGGTGTCGCGGTCGATGTGGCAGGCCGTGCAGCGTTTCGCCAGCGCCTCGGTGAGCAGGATGTGGTCGATGCGCAGCCCGCGGTTGCGGCGGAAGGCCAGGTTGCGGTAGTCCCACCAGCTGTACTGCTTGTCCGGCTGCTCGAACAGGCGGAAGGCATCCTGCAAGCCCAGCTCCATCAGCGCCGCGAGCGCCGCGCGTTCCGGCGCGGTGAAGTGGATGTGGTTTTCCCATTCGCTTGGCTCGTGCACGTCGCGCGCTTCTGGGGCGATGTTGTAGTCGCCCAGCACGGCCAGCGCTGGATGCCTGCGCATTTCCTCGGTCACCCAGGTGTGCAGCCCTTCCAGCCAGGCCATCTTGTAGGCGAACTTGTCGCTGCCGATCTCCTGGCCGTTCACCACATAGGCGCAGATGATGCGCATGCCGGCGATGGTCGCGGCGATCAGGCGCTGCTGCTCGTCTTCGAAATGGGGATTGCCGATCAAGACGTCCTCGATCGGGTGCTTCGAGAGGATCGCCACGCCGTTATAGGTTTTCTGGCCGGCAAAAACGACGTGGTAGCCGGCCGCGTTGATCTCGGCCAGCGGGAATTTGTCGTCGGTGAGCTTGGTCTCCTGGATGCACAGGACGTCGACCGGATTGGCTTCCAGCCAGGTGAGCAGGTGCTGGAGGCGGACTTTCAGCGAATTGACGTTCCAGGTGGCGATCTTCATGGGCACGGGATAGGTGGCAAAGGCGGCATCATAAACCGTTTGCAGGACCAGCGGAGGGCCGGCGGCGCCATCACTTTCATGCATGCCAATTCGCCGATGTATTCTCGATGAATAAACGCCAATAATATGACAGTTGTATTTATGCCAGTCACGCGGCAACTGTTAATAAATAGCCACTAACATTGCGTACAATGCAAGGCGCTATGCTAGAATAACTTAATAGAATAATAAAAAATTGACGATTTTATGCTGTGCGGGCTGTAAAAATGTTCGCAAAAGAATTAAACTAGCGCCGAAGCATTTAACACTGTTTCTGTGTGGAATATAATAATTGCGTTAGGGCAACTAACGCTGTACTATTTGCCCACCCAGAAATAAGTTCGGTTGCCGCATGCTCGTTGAATCGTGCGCACATGTTGGCAAGATGCAAAATGGTACTATTCGGAATCTTGTTTTTTCGATAGCAAATGAACCCGAACGCCGATTTACAAAGGACTGAAATGCGCAATGCATTCGAAGCGTGGGCCCAACGCGAAGGCCACATCACGCGCCGCCGCGAAGACAAGCCCGAGGAATACCTCGTCTATGAAACCCAGCGCCGCTGGGTGATCTGGCAGGCAGCCCTGACGCATGGCGCCAAGGCCGCGGCCGAGGCGCCGTCGAAGTTCGCCAGGGACGCCGAGCAAAAGCCTGCGGTGACGCAAGACGAAGCCGCGGTGCGCAACCGCGTGCTCAACGAAGTGCTCGACGCCTTCAGCGAGCTGGATGAAGCCGCCGGCATGGAAGGCGTGCTGAAGGTCATCCAGGGCCTCAAGAAGAAGCAGAAGACGCTGGAAGAGACCAAGGCCTGAGTGGGTCTTGCCAGGCGCTACCGCCACTACAAGGGCGGCATCTACGAGCTGGTCTGCGAGGCCGTCATGGAAGCGGACCACACGCCCGTGATGGTCTATCGCGGCCAGGACGGCGCCGTCTGGGTGCGTCCGCGCGCCGCCTTCTTCGAGACCGTCAGCGTCGACGGCGCGGCCGTGCCGCGCTTCAGTGCGCTTCCCGCAGCCATGGACGACCAGGAGCCTTAGGCGCTCCAACCCTTCAGGATCTGCTTGTGCCTGCCGTTAATGGAGGCATACAGCATTTCTGGTGGCTCCATGGCGCGTTTTCCCCGGTTGTTCCTCTCATTCCTGTGTGCACCCCTGGTGCTGGGCGCTTGCGCCACCGTGTCGGATGCGCCCCTGCAGCAGCAGGTCGAACTGCACGCCGTGCTCGATTACCAGGAAGTCTCCGGTGTCGGTTGCCTTCTGAGCAATAATCTCGGCCGCTGGTTCGTGGTGGCGCCCGGGCGCGTCACCATCGCGCGCAGCGCCGAGCCGCTGGTCGTGAGCTGCAAGAAGGCGGGAATCGGGATGGGCCAGGAAGCCTTCGGCTCGCGTCCCGATGCGATGAGCCTGATGGGCAATGTGGTGATCAGCGCCGGCATGGGCATCGCGGTGGACAAGTACTCGGGCGCCAGCTGGGCCTATCCCGCCAACCTGACCGTGTTGATGACGCCGGCAAAGCCGCCCGCGGAACTGGCGGCGGCCGAACGGGTACAGAGTCCGGTATTCTGAAAGAAACATAGCCCCGCATGCGGGGCTATGTTGTTCGTGAAATAATATTTCACCGATGACGCCATGATGAAAGAATATTTCATCATGGCGTTTTCACGTCTTACACGCGGTTCATCAGGAAGGTGGTCAGGAGCGGCACCGGACGGCCGGTCGCGCCCTTGTTCGCACCCGACTTCCAGGCGGTGCCGGCGATGTCCAGGTGAGCCCAGGTGTACTTGCGGGTGAAGTTTTCCAGGAAGCAGGCCGCGGTGATCGAGGCCGCGCCCGGGGTGCCGATGTTGGCCAGGTCGGCGAAGTTCGACTTGAGCTGCTCGTTGTAGTTCTCGCCCAGCGGGAAGCGCCATGCGACGTCGCCGGCCTGCTTGCCGGCGTCCAGCAGTTCCTGGGCCAGGGCGTCGTGGGCCTCGTCGTGGCGGGTGAACAGGCCGCTGGTGTGGTGGCCGAGGGCAATGACGCAGGCGCCGGTGAGGGTGGCGACGTCGACCACGGCGGCCGGCTTGAAGCGCTCGGCGTAGGTGAGGGCGTCGCACAGGATCAGGCGGCCTTCGGCGTCGGTATTCAGGATTTCGATGGTCAGGCCGTTCATCGAGGTCACGATGTCACCCGGCTTGCTGGCGCGGCCGGACGGCATGTTTTCGCAGGCCGCCACGATGCCGATCACGTTCAGCTTCAGATTCATCTCGCCGATCGCGCGGAAGGTGCCCAGCACTGAGCCGGCGCCGCACATGTCGTACTTCATCTCGTCCATGCCGGGACCGGCCTTGATCGAGATGCCGCCGGTGTCGAAGGTGATGCCCTTGCCGACCAGCACGGTCGGCGCATCCTTCTTGTTGCCGCCCATGTGCTTGAGCACGATGAACTTCGGCGCTTCGTCGCTGCCCTTGGCCACCGACAGGAAACTGCCCATCTTCAGCGCTTCGAGCTGCTTGCGTTCCAGGACTTCGATCTCGAAGCCATACTGGTCGGCCAGCTGGCGCGCGGTGTTGGCCAGGTAGGTCGGGGTGCAGACGTTGGGAGACAGGTTGCCCAGTTCCTTGGTCAGCGCCATGCCGTTCGAGATCGCGATGGCCTGGGCCAGGGTCGGCTTGAGCGCAGTGGCGGCGTTCGCGGCGTCGGCCGCGATGACGATTTTGCGCACGCCGCTGGCCGCCGGGTCCTTCTTGCTCTTCTGCGTATCAGTACGGTGCTCGGTCTCGTTGGCCGCGATCACGAGTGCGCGCACCGCCCAGTTGACGTCGCGGTCTTTCACATCCGCCAGCGGGAATGCGATAATGGCATCCTGGCTGCCCAGGGTGGCGAATACCTTCAGGCTGGCCGCGAGCGCGGTGCTGTAGTTCTTTTCGCTGATTTCCTCGGCCGTGCCCATGCCGACCAGCAGCACGCGTGCCGCGCTCACGCCCTTCAGGCCGCGCAGCAGCAGGGTCGAACCGGCCTTGCCGCTGATGTCGCCGGACTTGAGCGCCGCGGTGATGTCGCCGCCGGCATCGAGCGCCTTGGCAGCCTGCGACAGGGTCTTGTTTTCGAACACGGCAACCGCCACCACGCCGGCTTTCGCGGCGGCCAGGGTGGTCTTGGTGTCGAATGCTTTTATGCTAAAGTCCATTTTTGGTTCTCCGGTTTGATTTCGCGGCGCATTTGCAAACAAACGTGCCTAACCTGCAATTATAGCTATATATTGAATGATCTTTCGACGCGCCCTGCAACGTGAATTGGCCAGTTCGGCCGGCGCCACCTTTACGGTGCTGTTCACGATCCTTGTCACCTGGACGCTCATCAAAGTCCTCGGCACGGCCGCCGGCGGCAAGGTCGACCCCAGCGACGTCCTGGCCCTCATCGGTTTCGCCATCCTCAATTACCTTCCCACCATCCTGACCCTCACGGTCTTCATTTCGGTGCTGGCCGCGGTCACGCGCAGCTACCGCGATTCCGAAATGGTGGTCTGGTTCGCTTCGGGCGCCTCGCTGATGCGCTGGATCCGCCCGGTGCTCACCTTCGGCCTGCCGATCGTGGCCGTGGTGGCCGCGCTGTCGCTGGTGGCGGCGCCGTGGGCGGCCCTGAAGCGCGCCGAATTCGTGGAGCGCTTCCAGAAGCGCGAAGACCTCAAGCGCGTGGCGCCCGGCCAGTTCCGCGAATCCTCGTCCAGCGACCGGGTGTTCTTCGTCGAGCGTTCCACCACCGGCGCCACCGTGGTGCAGAACGTATTCGTCAATTCGCAGGACAAGAACGGCAATACCTCGGTCGTGGTCGCCAAGGAAGGCGTGATCGAGTCCGATGGCAGGGGCGGCCAGTACCTGGTGCTGAGCAATGGCCGGCGCTATTCCGGCACCCCGGGGCAGGCCGACTTCCAGTCGATGGAGTTCGACCGCTACAAGATGCGCGTCGCCACCCGGGTGCCGGTGCTCGGCACCGACACGCCGGCCAACGCCTTGCCCACCTCGGTGCTGCTGCAGGTCGAGAACCAGTACACCCGCGCCGAGCTGCTGGCGCGCATCTCGGCGCCGATCATCTGCCTGGTGCTGATGCTGCTGGCGATCCCGCTCGGCTTCGTCAACCCGCGCGCCGGCAGTTCGGCCAACATGATCCTGGCGCTGCTGATCTTCTTTACCTACTTAAACCTGAACAAGATGATGGAGAAGAGCGTCCAGCGCGGCAGGTTCGATTTCGACATGGCCTGGTGGCCGCTGCACCTGGCCGCCGCGCTCACGGTCGCGGTGCTGTTCGCCTGGCGCCTGAACGTCAATCACCCCTGGCATCCGCTGGCGCTGCTAGGCGCCTGGAAGCGCCGCCGCGGCGGGCATGGCAAGGCGCCGGCAGCCCAGGCGCTGGCGAAGGCGGAGGCCGAATGAGCATCCTGCAACGCTACTTCGCGGTTAACATCCTGCAGGCGGTCGCCTTCGTGGCGGTCGCCTTCCTCGCCCTGATCTCCTTCATGGACCTCACCGCCGAGCTGCCTTCGGTGGGCAAGGGCGGCTACGAGTTCGAGCACGCGCTGATGTACGTGCTGCTGCTGGTGCCCGGCAACGTCTACCAGGTGATGCCGGTGGCGGCCCTGATCGGCACCATCTACACGATGGCGCAGTTCGCCTCGAGCTCCGAGTTCACCATCATGCGCGCTTCCTCGATGTCCACGCGCATGGCGGCCTGGATGCTGTTCAAGGTCGGCATCGTGCTGGTCCTGATCACCTTCGTCTTCGGCGAACTGATCACGCCGCGCACCGCGCCGCTGGCCGAGCGCGTGCGCCTGGCCGCCAAGGGCTCGACCATGTCGGGCGAGTTCCGCTCCGGCATGTGGACCAAGGACAGCATTCATGCCGAGGGCGTCAAGGGCCCGGTGATCGGCACCCGCTTCTTCAACGTGCGCCAGGTCCGCTCCGACGGTCAGCTGGTCGACGTGCGCCTGTACGAATTCGACGCCAACATGCGCATGCGCGCCCTGATCACCGCCAATGGCGGCAGCTACCGCGGCAACAATACCTGGCGCCTGACCGGCGTCACCGAGACCATGTTCACCAACAGCCGCGTGCTGCCGGCGCCGGGCGCCCCGGTGCCGCAGGGGCAGTCGGTCGCCGCCACCTTCGGCCAGGAGACCTCCGCCGTCGCCACCCGCAAGCTCGACAGCCTCGACCTGGCCTCGGAAATCACCCCCAAGATCCTGTCGGTGTCGCGCTCCGACCCCGAACGCATGTCGGCCAACGAACTGGCCGTCTACACCCGCCACCTGGCCGAGAACCGCCAGGAGACCGGGCGCTTCAAGGTGGCATTCTGGAAGAAGCTCATCGATCCGCTGTCGATCCTGGTGCTGATGGCGCTGGCGCTGCCCTTCGCCTACCTGCACACGCGCAGCGGCGGCGTGAGCCTCAAGATTTTTGTCGGCATCATGATCGGCGTCGGCTTCCTGCTGCTGAACGCCTTGTTCTCGAACCTGGGCGTCCTGACCGCGCTGCCGGCCTTCTTCACGGCGGCGGCACCGAGCCTGCTGTTCCTGCTGCTGGCGATCGGCGCCCTGATGTGGGTGGAAAGGCATTGACAAGCACATGACACGCGCACTCGTCCTGTTCGCCCACGGCGCCCGCGCCCAGAGCTGGGCCGCACCCTTCGAGCGCCTGCGCGCGCAGTCGCAGGCCAGGCTGCCGGACGTGCCGGTGCGCCTGGCTTTCCTCGAACTGATGGAACCGCGCCTGCCCGCCGCCGTCGACGCCCTGGTGGGCGAGGGCGTCGACCATGTCACGGTGGTGCCGGTATTCCTGGGACAGGGCGGCCACCTGCTGCGCGACCTGCCGCAACTGGCGGACGCCATCCGGGCCGCCCATCCCGGGCTGCGCCTGGAACTGGCCGGCGCCATCGGCGAAGACCCGCAGGTGCAGGCGGCCATGACCGACTACTGCATCCGCGCGCTGGACTAATGTACATTTGCCGTCCTGTCCAGTTTATGCTGGCAAGGCATTAACAGGCTTGGCAAAGCCGGCAATATTACGTTGGATTCGCGTCATATTGCCACATGGAATTTAATTTCCATCTTTAAAGTTAGGTTGCCGTAGGTCATCATCGTTTCTGTCCAGTGCCGCGCATGCCCGCGCGGCCCGCTTTCAGAAACTTGCCGCCCATGAGCACCGATACCACCGATTACGCGCCCGTCGGCATCCTCGACGACCGCGATGTCCTGTTCACCACCCTGCGCAGCGGCGACGTCGCCGCTACCCTGACCCCGATCGACTGGGGACTGCTGACCGGCGGCCGCTGGGTCATCGACGCCCAGTCGGTGCCGGGCCTGTTTTCGGTTTCCTACAACCCGGCCACGGACACCACGGCGCGCCTGATCCTCAACGACGCGGCGCTGCTGCCGGCGGCCGGCAGTGGCGTGGCGGTCACCGTGCATTACTACGACCGCAACCAGATCGACGGCTACGGCAATCCGCTGCCGGGCAAGGGTGTCGCCGAGACCCTGGTGTACAACGTCGAAGCGGGCAGCTCGCGCGACCTGCCCGGCTTCGGCGGCGAGTTTGCCCTCGGTGCGGCGGCGCCTGCCGCCAACCCCGAGCTGGCGACGCTGTCGACCGGCGCCTTCATCGCGGTCTGGCAGGGGCCCAAGGCCAGCGTGGTCGGCCAGCTGCGCAGCGCGGACGGCGCCGCGCTGGGACCGGTCTTCGCCATCAGTTCAAGCAGCGACGCCGCGGTGGAAGGCGCGCCCGCGGTGGCCGCGCTGGCCGATGGGCGTTCGGTGGTGGCCTACACCAGCACCGACGGCCTTGGCACCCGCATCGCCTACCGCGTCCTCGACGCCGGCGGCAGGCCGGGCGCCGAGATCGTCGTGGGCGCAGCCGGCCCGGATACGGCCATGCCCGACGTGGCCGCATTGCGCGACGGTTCCTTCGCAGTCGCCTGGCGCAGCGGCGGCCAGGTGCACGTGCGCAGCGCCGACGCCAACGGCAACCCGCTGGGCGCCGAGCAGGTCTACGGCACGCTGGGGACGGCCTTCAGCCCGAGCATCGCCGCCGGCGCCGGCGGCTACGTCGTCGCCTGGGGCGAGCTGGGCGACGGCAACGTCTATGCCGCGCAGGCCGGCGGCGCGACCATCCTGGTCAGCGGCGACGGACTGGCCGCCAGCATCGCCACGGCGGCGCCGCAGCCGAGCGTCACCGTGCTGGCCGGGGGCGGCTTCGTGGTGACCTGGGACAGCTATGCCAATTCCCCCTGGGGCTTCGCGAGCAGCGACATCTTCTTCCAGCGCTTCGACGCCGCCGGCCAGCGCCTGGGCGGGATGACGCAGGCGAACCTGGATGGCGGCGGCGGCCGCTTCGAGGCGAACACGGTCGCACTGGCCGACGGCGGCTTCCTGGTCGCATGGCAGAGCGCCGGCGGCGATTTCGACGGCAACGGCGTCTTCGGCCGGCGCTTCGGCGCCGATGGCGCCGCGCTCGACGCGCGCGAATTCGGG from Massilia varians encodes:
- a CDS encoding DUF4214 domain-containing protein; protein product: MSTDTTDYAPVGILDDRDVLFTTLRSGDVAATLTPIDWGLLTGGRWVIDAQSVPGLFSVSYNPATDTTARLILNDAALLPAAGSGVAVTVHYYDRNQIDGYGNPLPGKGVAETLVYNVEAGSSRDLPGFGGEFALGAAAPAANPELATLSTGAFIAVWQGPKASVVGQLRSADGAALGPVFAISSSSDAAVEGAPAVAALADGRSVVAYTSTDGLGTRIAYRVLDAGGRPGAEIVVGAAGPDTAMPDVAALRDGSFAVAWRSGGQVHVRSADANGNPLGAEQVYGTLGTAFSPSIAAGAGGYVVAWGELGDGNVYAAQAGGATILVSGDGLAASIATAAPQPSVTVLAGGGFVVTWDSYANSPWGFASSDIFFQRFDAAGQRLGGMTQANLDGGGGRFEANTVALADGGFLVAWQSAGGDFDGNGVFGRRFGADGAALDAREFGINEMRQGDQANPVLSVLANGGFAAAWVDTQADGSVQVEARVLAGSAPAAGTAPEPAPAPVPALAPAPAPAPAPAPAPIVTPSPAPSPGSGGTGTSTGSGSAVAGTVHGSDGANLIKSIAGKQKIDGLGGIDTVEYGGYRSLFDITRGAAGTTVVDRFGAGGTDTLVNVERLQFADVSVALDIEGTAGQAYRLYRAAFDRAPDKAGVGYWIKMMDAGQTLEQVAAGFAGSDEFKSLYGANASDAQFVGLLYNNVLHRSAEGAGYDYWMNVLTELHTPREQVLAFFSESAENQAQVIGSIQNGIEFLPWG